The region TccttttaataatttatttatcaaaatgatttaaaaatattttttgaattaataaaacaaaaaaatattttataagttaATCAATGAAAAAGtaattgaaaataaatttttaaacaaaataaattaattaaaaaatatatttgataaaaactattttaattggttaaataaatataaatatttttaattccaAATATAagctttaaaaaaaactaaaacaatattcttaaattaattaaagtaaactaAAAAGTTAAGGATCTGATTGGTTCGTGAttaaaaaacaataattttaaaaactgttattctgaaatgaaaatctgaatatTGTGACTGAAAACATATTTCTGAACATATGATTGGTTCATAgtttgtgaattattttttagttttaaaaagttgaatatgtgattagtagaAAATCTGAAAATATAACAATATCAGAATATGTGATTAGTTCAGTTAAATCTGAAAACTAATTTAATAATTGTAAAGAAATATTACATGATATTAAATTTTAATCAAACTAAATTTCTTTATATCATTTACATACAATaatattttgtttatatatatggtattcttttcaaatttttacttttaattatcaataatatatttatatcttttaatatttacatTATCTACACATTGAAgtctaaatatatattttttgtatctttttaatttataatcaaatatcttattttataattaatacataattataaaattacttgAATTTAAGTACAAAAAAATGCTTAAATTTTTAAGATTTATAATAAACACATATGCACCTCCAAATAGCATTTCTAATGAAATAGCTAactgaaatatattattaaatatttaagtcaaatttaatgcattttttttttaaaaaaagtcaaACTTTGAGTTTTTTGGATTTTAGGATTGGATAAAATGAAAACGTGATATTATCGTTTTCAATTTTTAGCCTAATTTTTGGAttcaaatttgaaaataatttttgaaatcaCTGAACCAATCATGTATTTTTGTTGGGCCCACTGATTTTTTGTTTCCAAATTCATAAAATAGGATGCTGATTGTATACCAATCAGGCCctaataattttttaaagttttaattaaactatttggTTTGAATTCATTTTAAATTTTGGCTGTTAAGTTTAGGgtgttgattttaatttttgggTTTAACTTTAGGGgttagatttatttatttatttttaattaattaatttaaaaaaaattattagttcagaaaatattaataacaaaaacaaaataaaataaaatccaataaatcataaaaatgagGGGCAATATagttatatttaacatttaagttaaCCAATTTTTTACCGAATGTATTAAATTGGTATaaatttcaattaaataataccaaatgattattattataagtATAGGatataaaatgtatattttgataaaataccATATACTAAATTATGAGTATTTATATAAGTTGAGGGGAAAAAAACTTAAACATCAGTGAGCCAAATCAATGAACCTAATTGTGGTCTTTTTAAAAGAATCTGAAACTTACCCACTAGTGCCCACAAATACAGATTGGACACCCATGATGTGAATGTGAATCTTCATAGAATtagaagatttttttttcttaattattttttttggttAGCCAAATTAAAAAACGAATGCTCTATGTGATCTTGGACCCACCAATATCTCAGTTGGCAATTTCATACCCCGCTCACTCCTAGCAACCTTTTGactaatataaataaatacacatttatatttatcattttgatgaaatcatcatatGCATGCGTGTTCATATTCACCATCAACAATCAACAATTTTAAAAGGTTACAATGTATGCAACACATTATAATCTATAatgtttcttattttatttctttaagaCATAAAAGTAAAATTTTCAACTTGCCCATCTCAAAATATGGACTAACCAAGTTCATGGCACACCCCATATAATTGCTCCCTCTTGGAGTTGGACCCACCTTCACAAAAGTCCAACTTAGAACATAGACAATACAATCCCATTTCAAGTCCCAAACACTCGaaagaaaaacacaattttgagTGATTTTCATCATTAGATCCCTAATAATAATACCACATAATATGATTAAAAACCTAAACCTAGAAACATGCAAAAGAGTAGTTCCACAACCATAGGAGTCCTTTTTTGACGATCTTGCCCTTTCGAAAGGACAAAACTAGTGTATCCTTAGTTACTTTGATGATTTTCCCTTTCTCTTCTCAGCCCAAAAGAACCCAATGAGGGCTAAAATGGAGAAAGCACTGAAACAAATGGAGGCAATGTCGAGTGACGTATGGCGCCCGCTGATTGCAATGATGTCGAACAGGTTGGTCTTTTTGGCTGCGTCAGTCGTTTGGCCGAATGCCACCTCGGCATCCGCGGAGTCGTAAGCGTAGGCGCGTACGAAATACGTTCCTAGAGTCACTTCGCGCTCCACGATCCACTCGTAGCTCTGGTTAGCGGCGCTGTAGGGCTTGGTCACGATATTGAACTGGCAAGTCTTGTCCCTAGAGAGCTCGTCCTCGGTCTTTCTCCACGGGCGCTCCACTTGGCTGATTGGTGAGTAGCATAGCTTGAGCTTGATGGTCTTGTAGGCCGAGTCTGTCCCAGCTGGGAAAGTCTTGTTTAGACCCCAAGTCACCGTGAATTTGTCATCACCAGCTTTCAAAACTgcaaatttaaccaattttttttttcttttttatcaaAATTTAAGATAAAACAACAAACCCCTTTTTCATTTGATAAGAAAATCGACATAATTTTAGGTCAACATTATCATGAGTGACACATATAAGAGATGAGATGTGTATACCTTGTCCTGTTTTTGGTGAAGCTGTGACCACAAGGGTTCGTTTAAGAGAAGAGAAGTGAACAATCCCAAAAGAGGTGTCAGCAAAGCATGAGAGAATAAGAAGTGAAGCCAAGAGAATCCCACCACGTCCTGCCATTTCAGATACCCTTTTGAGCAAATCTTAATCACCAAAAGCAAAAGAGATTAAGAGAGAGGTGTGATCGATTCTAGTTGATATGAAATGTTGGATTTGTGGCCTTCATATATATATGGAAACCCCTAAgcaataaacaataaaatactgAGATTATAAGTAGGATATGTAAGCATATAGGAGAATATGTCAAAAGGCCCAAAAGTataattatattgttatataaatatatacaagcTAAATAGTAAAAACTACAAGAGCCAACGACCTAAAACcaagaagaaagaaagagagattgATAagtttaatatataattaagtatGATTAACATCCCAATGACTCTATAGTAATCTGAAAGGGTGGGGTTAGGAGgacttttaatatataaaaaggaAAGTTTTGGGCTATATATGTTAGGGGTTTCGTTTAATTTTGACtttgttttttcaaatttttaaaagaGGCGTTGAAGTTTATGATATGATTGATATAAATGAAGATAATATTAAtcacttttcatttttattttcttacgaaatttcttttcatttttttagcATTTGTTTTGTCTTCTAATGGCTCGGAAAGGGCAGGCGTACGGACAGTCGCACACACAAGGAAGTGGGAGACGAAGCTATCCGATTTTGGAAAGGAAAAGTCATATATTGGTTGGTTTCATGTGTATGAATGAAAATACACTGCAAAATCCCTatgttttaatttaatatatatatatatatacaaatggaATGTACAAATTGTCCTCATAATTGGCTACATGATTGAATTATTTTTATATAGCACCTGAGAAGAAGTGTCAAGTAGGCAGACCCTTTGTGTGACAACCATTCATGAGCTGCTACGCTAATCCAtatatttgtttaaatatatatatgataataaataTACAACTTCTTATTAAACTTTAAAGATAAGATTAATGAGTGAGACGCAATGTAAGGTTAAGAATCCTATGGTTGACTTTGAGATGATCCAGTGGATCTATTATTTTATGGTGATAGCTTCTTCATCGTTAATTTTGAATATTCCAAATTattgtaaattaataaataaagttAAGCTCAGTTGTGCTCACATGTGAATGTGATGAGAAATTCGAAAGTTTTAATAATATACATACGAGTTTATTTATTATATCATAATGATATTTCTCTGCACGAATTTTCATATAGTAAGGTATCTTTAGCATATCATACTTTGTTAACTTTGGTGGTATTTGTGTATATTGATGCATTAGCTTGAGTATGTTATGTTAGTTAGTTGTGTGAGATCGTCTCTAATAAACACATAAATTTTATGTCAAATTTAGCACAcaaaaaaaaataagttaatgTTATATTTGGCCTAATACTTGTAACTAAGCTCCAATACACAAGATACAAATTAATACAAAAAagtcaataattcatttaatatttattgttatcatacaagaattaattaattaatatttttattatccAAATTATGTATTCAAagaaatttttcattaaaaaaataaataaaaaatgatacaTGGTAGGTCATTAATTGTCAACTACTAAATTGTAATAATTAGTGACAATATGGTAAATAAAATAACATTTATTGATGTGTCAAATTTGACTCATGctatattttgtgccaaatttgacacaacttttaacatgtgccaaatttgacatattttttgAAACACCATTGGAGTGATACTTTTTGTAAGATGTGCTAAATATAGTATTGCACCAGCTTTTTGACACTCCATTGGGGATGCGCTATCATTATATTTGTTAATGTATTTGTTATAATTAGTTAAGAATCAATCAAGTAAAAACCCACTATTTCTCCCTCTAgcttttctctcatttttctctctaaaaataacactaaaacttttgtgaaaaaaaacAACAtggaaatttatttatttttcttggtAATAACAATGGTACACAAGGGGGCTCTGCTGTTAAGACAATTGTAGAAATCTAAAATAATTTGCCTAATGAAAACATAtaaattaatgaaaataataagaataggaatttacaatacaaaataatataataatacaatgaTTTAGATACTCAAAGTATAATATTTCTTTTATGAACGACCATGTGCGACCTCATGGGTCACAATGTTTTTTAATATTTAGTTTAAATTGAACTAAGTAACTCATAAGATTACACAGGGTCACATACTATTTCTTTTAGATTTAGTTCAAATTGATCTAAACGATGATGAAATTATTGAGCATCAAACAATAATCAAGAATTGATCAAACATATTCATGCTCAATATTGCACAATGAAATCATCTTATTTAAGGCATCAAACATAATAAGAAAAGAAGTTTTACATACATTTGTAATCAAGTCTATGAATCATTATTCTCCATGATTATGCTCATCATTTTTCATCCACCTACATATCAAAGATCAAAGGTGTGCTTGGGGTGTAGATGAACActactctctttctctcattttcCTCTAAACACCCATTGTCCACACTCACATAATAAAGGTGTAACattttttataaaacataatgGACTTATTGAGCCTAGATACCCAATGAGAGGATTAGTTGTTCTGGCCCAATAGGCTGGCCTAAAGACATTAAGAGTGTGTCCATGGGCCCCGAGCGTGTCAGTAAAttatgtccatcccattatggcccgATGGTAATAGCATGCAATACCGATTATATAGTTATCATTACATGCTAATCACGACACTACGTGAGCAACGTATAATTATGTCAGttcatataaaatattataacattgaCCCTATCGATTGCATAGAGTGgcttatgtattttttttacatGTTTGATACAATGTTT is a window of Humulus lupulus chromosome 4, drHumLupu1.1, whole genome shotgun sequence DNA encoding:
- the LOC133830216 gene encoding high-affinity nitrate transporter 3.1; amino-acid sequence: MAGRGGILLASLLILSCFADTSFGIVHFSSLKRTLVVTASPKTGQVLKAGDDKFTVTWGLNKTFPAGTDSAYKTIKLKLCYSPISQVERPWRKTEDELSRDKTCQFNIVTKPYSAANQSYEWIVEREVTLGTYFVRAYAYDSADAEVAFGQTTDAAKKTNLFDIIAISGRHTSLDIASICFSAFSILALIGFFWAEKRKGKSSK